Genomic segment of Methanocorpusculum sp.:
ACCGATGTCATTTTTGACTCGACCGAGTTGAACAAATACGTCTTAAAACTTGCACAGAAAGGAGACAAACAGCTGTCTTTAACCTCACCGATCATTGATGCAGCTTTGCCGGAAGGTTCGCGTATCCAGTTAACCTACTCTGATATCATCTCATCCAAGGGAAGTTCCTTTACCATCAGAAAATTCAAAGCCGAACCAATGACTCCGGCAGATCTTATCATCTCGAATACATACAGCAGCGAACTCATGGCACATATCTGGCTTGCTGTAGAGAATAGAAAAAGCCTGATTATTGCCGGCGGAACAGCCAGCGGAAAAACCTCAACGATGAACGCGGCGTCGTTTTTTATTCCGGCAGTTGCCAAAATCGTTTCTATTGAAGATACCCGCGAGATCCAATTGCCGCATGTCAACTGGCTCCCGATGAAAACACGTGAGAGTACGTCAAATGTTTCCGGTATTGGAAACGTCAGCATGTTCTCACTTTTAAAAGCTGCCCTCCGACAAAGACCGGAATATATCATTGTCGGAGAAGTCAGAGGAGAGGAAGCCCAGACGTTATTCCAGGCGATGAACACCGGACATACCACCTACTCAACCCTGCATGCCGGTAATGTCAAAGAAGCAATTAACCGACTTATCAATGATCCGATCAATGTGCCTGTAGCAATGTTTGGAGCGCTTAACCTTGTTGTGATTCAGAGTCTTCTTTACGGAGAGGGAAAAGGATTCAGGCGCTGTTTATCCTTAAACGAAATCATTGTCGATGATGAAAAAATTGAATGGAAACCCTTGTTTCAGTGGAACCACACGACAGATCACTTTGATAAAGTCTATACCCATTCCATCGTTTTTGACAGCATTGCCTATCAGAACGGCTGGACGGATAAACAACTGCAGGAAAGAATCAACAGCAAGAAACTGGCACTTGATCAGATGGCTTCATCGGAAAATATCAGCCTGAAAGCTGTGGAAAAGGCAATTATTGAGACAATTCTGCGTGAACGAAAAGTATAGTGAGACCAGAGCATGAGACAGAATCCCGATATCCTTGATAAGATCCTTTTCAATAATAAACTGGAAAACGCACTGCGCTCGGCACACATAATTGTCCCTGTAGATCAGTATATGATGCTTACAATACTGATAACCGTGTTTTCCGGCATTATGATCGCCCTTTTAGGAACTCTCATAACGGTTATGGGCATTACAATTCCCGTTATCTCATTTATACCGGCATGGGCAGTTATCACCATCAGCTGTATACTCATTCCAATCGGAGTCTTCATCTGCTTTTATTACTATCCGATGCTTCAGGCCCAAGGCAGAAAAAACAAAATTGAACAGGATCTGCCCTATGCGATAACCTACATGCAGGCATTGTCTTCGACGATAAACCTGTATGCAATTTTTCGAAGCGTGTATGAAGCAGCTGACCTCTATGGAGAAGTTTCACGGGAATGCGGGCTGATTGTCCGTGATGTGGAATTGTTTGGCGAAGATCTGCTGACGGCAATAGAAAACACCATAAAAATAACTCCTTCGGAAAATTTTCGGGAATTATTAAACGATCTTGCCCTTGTTTACAGAAGCGGCGGCAATATGACCAATTTTTTCAACTCCAAATCAGAGTCATACCGTGAAATTGCCAGACAGCAGCTGGATGCACTCTTACAGTTTTTGGAAATGATTGCAGAGGTTTATGTTACGGCGTTTGTTGCCGGACCGATCGCCATTATGATCATGCTCGTTGCCCAGAACCTTTCGGGTCAGAATACCATGGGAAATATTATGCCGATCATGCTGATTTTCCTGCCGCTTGGTGCGATAATATTAATTGTGATCCTGTATATTCTCCTGCCTCCGGACAATCTAGGAATTGCCAGCAGGGAGATCAGAGATAGTGAATACGGATCTGATCTTCTTGATGCGGAAACAAAAACCGAGCCTGATGCTAAGTTCATCAAGCAGATAAATGCACGAAAAAAGATCATCAGATATTTCGATATCCTAAGGCATCCGATTAAATTTTTCATTTCGGATTATACGATTCCGGGAATCATCGGAGCAATTTTTGCAGCACTCGTAGTTGTATCCTGGATCACCGGCACATTTGCTAATGTTTTTCCGGTAATGACAACGGAAGTTCTCATTTGCATCATAATTATTGCGGCCGCTCTTCCGTTAATGACTGCATATGAGATCAGAAAAAACTATGTAAACAAAGTAGAGAAGCAGCTTCCGGAATTTCTGCGGGAAATTGCCGATATGCGTGATATCGGCATGACACTCCAGGGGGCAATAGCAATGATTTCCGGAAACAAAACCGGTGTTCTTTCATCAGAGATCAAAATCGTGACGAAAGAACTTTCCTACGGAGCACATCTTTCAAACGCTTTGGTCAGGATGGAGGAACGTATCGGTCTTGTTTCGGTGAAAAGGGCAATTTCACTGTTAGTGAAAGCAAGTGAAGTCACAGATTACATCAGGGAAATCCTAACGATTGCAATCTCTGATCTGGAACATTATATAAAGATGAAAAGCAAGCGTCTGAATGTCTCGTTTGTCTATCTTGCGGTCATTTATCTCTCATACGGGATTTATCTTTACTCAGCATATCAGATGAACGTTGCATTCATCTCAAGTTTCTCATCATTTGATATCACCTTTGATCTGACATCAAACAAGACGGATATGTTCCATATCGGCATAATTCTTGCATTTTTTTCAGGAATCATGGCAGGACAGATGTCGTCAAACAGTGTTCTTTGCGGTCTGAAACATTCAATTATCTTGCTTATTGCAACCATTATAACATTTGTGTATATTATCTAGGTGAAATCAATGAAATTAACTAAAAATGATGATGGAATCACCTCAGTTGCCGGAGAGATGCTGATTCTGGCACTCATACTTATACTGATATCTTTGTTTGCTATGTCTGCACTTAATCTGCTGCCGGGCGAACGCGACACTATTGTCGATGTTTCGATGAACAAATCAGTTGATACGATATATTTCTGGCACAAAGGAGGTGACTGGGTTGAGGGAAAAGAGCTTACAGCAGTATTGACGCCTACCACCGGCGGAGATAAAATTGTTCTTGAGAAAATTTCCCTCACAGACTGCAGAAACAATGAATCCGCCGTCTTTGATCTTGGCGGATGTTATGCCGTAGATACCTCAAGTGTTCCATTTGACAGTTATAGTCTGAGATTGACAACAGCCGATAGTGTCATTTATGCAAAAGACGGGTTGGTGATTTCATGAAAAAAACAAACGATGATGCAGTTTCAACCGTGATTGCCATGATGCTGATTCTCGCAATTCTTTCAACCTGCATCGCGGTTTATACGACGACATATGTTCCGGGATTAAAACAACAATCTGAAATTATCCATAGTGAGGATGTGAAACTCGTTTTTGACAGATTTGCATCGGATGTGGATAATATGTACAGCCTTGGAAAACCAGCGCAGTTTTCCGAAACATTCACACTTGGAGGGGGCAACGTGCTTCTATCACCGGCGAAATCAAGCGGAACTGTTGAGGCAGAGAATGCTGTAATCGGCACACTCAAAATACCAGGGAACTCCGATAAGGAAATAACGCAGGTGAATCTCACATACACTCCGTCATTTACTTCATGGGAAAAACAGGGATATGCTTATGAAAACGGTGTTGTATGGATCACGAAAGATACTAAAAAAACACCGGGATCTCAGACATTATTTACAATTGAAAATGGAATCAGCAGAGAAGAGAGTATTGTCAAAGACAGACTTTCGGGGAAATATATTACTGTGACAACCGATGAAAACAACAATGCCACGGTAACGATACCTAAGATGAGTATTACTGAAAAAAATAGTATTACCGGCAGCGGAAATGCAAATATCCTCATGAATGCATCGATTGCACCGATTGCAGATATTCTGCTCATTGCAGGAGAATGCATCGAAATTTTCGACATTAACGGCACTTCGGTTTTCAGATATCCCGAAGTACCGAGTTCGAGTAATATGAATCTGAGCGTCAGATGGCTGAATATAACGGTGAGTACAGAATGAAAGAGAAAGACAGTGCAGTTTCCCCTGTTGTCGGTATAATGCTTTTACTTGCCATGACGATCGTTGCAGCCGGCGTTCTTGCAGCATTTGCAGGAGGGATCGGATCAGTTTCAGAACCAACACCATCGGTAGATCTCTCAGTATCGTCATACGGCTCGGGAGATAATCTCAGACTGCTGTTTGAACACAAAAGCGGGAATGGATTGACCCCGTCTGATATCAAAGTCTCATTTCTAGTGAAAAATCCGGATAAAGATGATTATGGAGGTTCCTTTATGCTTACTGAACTTACAGACGACACGGCATGGTCTGCAGGAGAGATACTCACGACAGAAAATATCACGAAAACATCAGAAATTTTTGGTATAACCGTTGATGAATTAAAAGCTGCTGCTAATGTATCAGTTCCAGTTGAGATCAAAATCTATCACCTGCCGTCATCGACAATCATTTATCAGTCAACTATCCTTTTGGAGGGAAAATGAACCGCAAAAAAGAGCATGGAGTCTCAGAAGTTGTGGGTGTGCTGTTAATGCTCACCGTTACAATTCTGTTAGTCAGCAGTGTTGCTATTATCATGAATAATTCGGTTGAAACTACGGAAAAACCCATTACGGCAAATGTTGTGGCAACCGATATCGATGACGGGAATGTTATTTTGGAACTTATTTCGGGAGATTCATTTTCTCTTGATATGATACATATCAGACTTGGTATCCGTGAGGAATCGGACAAATCCATTATTCTCAAAGGTGATTCTTTCGAGGCGTATACCAACAGCAGAATTATTTCTCTTGGAGACAGGTTCAAAATACTTGGTGAAAAAACCGGGACAAATATTAAAATGGATAATTTCATCGTATCAATGGGAAAACATCTGATGTATACAATCTATGATTCAGAGGGAAAACCTATATCATCAGGGGAAATATTAGTTGCCTGAGGCAGAATACCACAAAAACAGTCCATCACGAAAATCAGCAAGAGCGGAATACTTTTTCCAATTTTCGATTTGAATCATTTAACCACACATCTGTTTTGGCACTGATAACTGAGAGTGGAAAACCATGAAACTTTTTTGACGAGATGGTAAAGAAAAAAAATGT
This window contains:
- a CDS encoding type II/IV secretion system ATPase subunit encodes the protein MRLPQFKKSAETPTVPPVIDEEDSAIIKEIFSENTGNSTDKISPPLKTKKSKLRRSANQKKTAEKDEILFNFKSLLSGKNEEKKVFEEPPQVLHLPPWDTEYEILDRYWLTPPYAYANIYRDGYDNVHYQMVEPKLNEKELVVLEETFEHLRSMLVYDTVRKRGELELDPYLLREVITNFDPDITPERRDTLIYFLNRNFLGYGKLNPLMHDEKIEDITCNGANIPVFLYHRRFANVETDVIFDSTELNKYVLKLAQKGDKQLSLTSPIIDAALPEGSRIQLTYSDIISSKGSSFTIRKFKAEPMTPADLIISNTYSSELMAHIWLAVENRKSLIIAGGTASGKTSTMNAASFFIPAVAKIVSIEDTREIQLPHVNWLPMKTRESTSNVSGIGNVSMFSLLKAALRQRPEYIIVGEVRGEEAQTLFQAMNTGHTTYSTLHAGNVKEAINRLINDPINVPVAMFGALNLVVIQSLLYGEGKGFRRCLSLNEIIVDDEKIEWKPLFQWNHTTDHFDKVYTHSIVFDSIAYQNGWTDKQLQERINSKKLALDQMASSENISLKAVEKAIIETILRERKV
- a CDS encoding type II secretion system F family protein, with translation MRQNPDILDKILFNNKLENALRSAHIIVPVDQYMMLTILITVFSGIMIALLGTLITVMGITIPVISFIPAWAVITISCILIPIGVFICFYYYPMLQAQGRKNKIEQDLPYAITYMQALSSTINLYAIFRSVYEAADLYGEVSRECGLIVRDVELFGEDLLTAIENTIKITPSENFRELLNDLALVYRSGGNMTNFFNSKSESYREIARQQLDALLQFLEMIAEVYVTAFVAGPIAIMIMLVAQNLSGQNTMGNIMPIMLIFLPLGAIILIVILYILLPPDNLGIASREIRDSEYGSDLLDAETKTEPDAKFIKQINARKKIIRYFDILRHPIKFFISDYTIPGIIGAIFAALVVVSWITGTFANVFPVMTTEVLICIIIIAAALPLMTAYEIRKNYVNKVEKQLPEFLREIADMRDIGMTLQGAIAMISGNKTGVLSSEIKIVTKELSYGAHLSNALVRMEERIGLVSVKRAISLLVKASEVTDYIREILTIAISDLEHYIKMKSKRLNVSFVYLAVIYLSYGIYLYSAYQMNVAFISSFSSFDITFDLTSNKTDMFHIGIILAFFSGIMAGQMSSNSVLCGLKHSIILLIATIITFVYII
- a CDS encoding type IV pilin N-terminal domain-containing protein, whose protein sequence is MKLTKNDDGITSVAGEMLILALILILISLFAMSALNLLPGERDTIVDVSMNKSVDTIYFWHKGGDWVEGKELTAVLTPTTGGDKIVLEKISLTDCRNNESAVFDLGGCYAVDTSSVPFDSYSLRLTTADSVIYAKDGLVIS
- a CDS encoding type IV pilin N-terminal domain-containing protein, with product MKEKDSAVSPVVGIMLLLAMTIVAAGVLAAFAGGIGSVSEPTPSVDLSVSSYGSGDNLRLLFEHKSGNGLTPSDIKVSFLVKNPDKDDYGGSFMLTELTDDTAWSAGEILTTENITKTSEIFGITVDELKAAANVSVPVEIKIYHLPSSTIIYQSTILLEGK
- a CDS encoding type IV pilin N-terminal domain-containing protein, with the protein product MNRKKEHGVSEVVGVLLMLTVTILLVSSVAIIMNNSVETTEKPITANVVATDIDDGNVILELISGDSFSLDMIHIRLGIREESDKSIILKGDSFEAYTNSRIISLGDRFKILGEKTGTNIKMDNFIVSMGKHLMYTIYDSEGKPISSGEILVA